The sequence below is a genomic window from Actinokineospora baliensis.
TGCCGCCGGGGTTGTTGCTGCCCCCGCCGCCTGGCTGGAACGTGCCGCCGCCCGTGGGGGAGGTGTAGCCGCCGGTACCGTTCCCGCCGCCGGGCCCGCCGAACGAACTGGTCCCGGTCCGGCCGTCACCGCCGCCGACGTTCACGTCCTCACCGGACGGGTCGTCGACCCCCTTGCCGTCGTCACCGGTCTTGCCGTCGTCCTCGCTGAGCCCGCCCATCGTCGGCGGCGCGGCGAAGGCGGGCATGGTCGACGAGCCGCCCAGCGAACTGTCGTACGAGGTGACCACCCTGGCCGCCTCGGCCTGCGCGTTCTGGCTCTCCCGGTAGTCGTTCATGTACATCGCCGACTTGCGCACCAGGTCGACCGGGTTCGTGGTCGTCATCAGGTCCCTGCTCGCCGCGCTCGCGTCGAACGGCACCTCATCGGGCATCGAGTTCTTCGCGTCCGCCAACGCCGCCGACTGCATCCCGGCCTGCGTCCCCGCCAACTGCGCGCTCTGCCCCGCGGTCCCGACCCAGTTCCCCACCTCGGCCATGAACCCCCGCGCCGAGTCCCCCGCCTCGCCCTGCCAGTCCGCCGCGCTGTCGTTGATCGCCGCCGCGACCTCCGACTGGAACCGGGTCATCGCGTTGCCCGCGTTCAGGTACAGCTCCCCCATCTCACCGACCTGGTCCGGATCAACACTGTCCGTGACCATCGGCTTGAGCTCGCTGTGCGCCACACTCGCGTAGTTCGAACACACCATCCCCGGCGGCTGCCGGGTCTCCAACCCGGCCGCCAACTCCCGAGCCTGCGCCGACATGTCCTGGTTGTACTGCTGCTCCACCTCGCTGTTGCGCGTGAACCGCCGCCACACCTGCCACCACGGCGCGTCATCGATGTCCTGGTCGACCTGCTGCTCAGCCCGGTCGTGCACATCGGAACTGCTGTCGGAAGTCCCCTTCCGATCGATGTACACCCCACTACTGGAGTCATAGGTCGCGTCATACCCAGCCGCGCTCGGGTCATAGCTCGGACTACTCGGATCCGAGACAGCCACCGTCCCCGCATCCCCCCGATGCGGCGTATACGCCGTGCGCGCCTGACCAGGCATGTCCTACCTCCCAGCTACATCAGGGCAATACAGGTCTTGCAAGCATCCGCGGCACCGGAGCATCCTTCGCTCCCCACCACATCAAGGCAACTCAGGTTCTACGAGCTTCGCGGCCTCCAGCGCGGGCGCGCACAGCTTCGACCCGTCACCGCCCGTGGCCTGAACGTCCACCCGGGACTTCGCGGACAGCTCCAGGGAGATCGCGCAAACGCCGCCGCCACCACTGATTGATTGCGCCGCGTCGCGGGAACCCACCTTGATCCGCTGTACAGCTCCTTCAGCCACGATGTCGTCGAGGCCCTTGTTGTCGAGCACCAGAACACCGAAGGTGAAGCTGTCCGCGATGCTCCCCTTGTCGACGCGCCACTCGCAGAACGGGAGCTTGCCCAGGTCGACTTCTTCCGGACCACTGGTTACCCCGAGTGACTTGGCCGCCGCTGGTGTCAGCAGGTCACACGGCTTCAACGCCTGCGCGGGCGACGTCGAACCGGTTGTCTTCGGCGGCCGTGTGGTGGGCCCGGCTGTTGTAGTGGTGTCCGCCGGTGTGCCGCCGCTGGGAGTAGGACTCCCAGCCTCCTTGCTCGTACAGCCGCTCGCCGCCAACGCCGCGGCAAGCACGAGCAACCCGATCCGCCTCACAGAGCCCCCAACTCGCATTCCACCCGCATCCCGTCAGTACCGGACGGCTTCCGACTCGTCTGTTTGCCGGTAGTTCGCCATGGCCTGCTTGATGCCCTCCTCCGCCTTGACCAGCGATTCCCGGAAGTGCACCAGTTGGGTCAGGAACCCCTGGTTATCCACCGCCACCTTCTGCATGAAGGGCTTCATCGCCTGGGCGTTGTTCGAACTGCCGAGCAGCGGCTCCTGCTCAAGCGCGCGCAGCCGACCCCGCTGGCTGTCCACCCAGGTGGCCATGTTGCGGATGGCGGACAGGAGGGCTTCGCCGCCGCGTTCGTTGACGGCGAAGCGGCCGGAGGCGGCGCCGCCCGCGAAGTCGTTCATGGCTCGGCCGATGGCGCTCAGCGGGGCGCTCGGCCCTTCGTCGATGTACACAGGATGCCCCCGAACCGTCTGGACTGGCGTGGGCACGGTACCAACTACCCACGAGACGTGTCCTGGTTGTGACGCATCCGGGGTGGGGGGCGGTTCCCGTCAGGGGAGGGCGGGTTCGACCTGCTTGGCGGCTTCGAGGGCGGGGCCGCAGAGGTCTTCGGGGGATTCGCCGGTGGCTTGGACGTCCACGCGGGAGGTGGGGGTGATCTCCAGGCTCAGCGCGCAGCCCGCGGCGGCCCTGGTGAAGTAGCGGGCGGCGTCGTGGTCGCCGACGGTGAGGTATTCGATCTCCTTGTCGGTCTTGATGTCGGAGATGCCGGTGGATTCGTAGATGACCACGGCGATGGTGTAGCTCTCGGCGGTGGTGGACTTGTCGACCCGCCACTCGCACTGGCGGGACTTGGAGGTGCTGCTGGGTTTGGCGGCGCCGGTGATGCCGAGGGGTTTGAGGGCGGCGGCGGGCAGCAGGTCGCACGGCTGGGCGGCCTGCAGGACGCGGGGGTCGGGGACGGGCCTGCGGTTGGAGGAGGTGGGGCCGGTCGGCGCGCCCTCGGCGGGCAGCGGGGTGCCACCGGTCTGCGTCGAGCAGGCGGCGCACAGCGCCACCAGCAGAGCGGCCGGGACATGCCAAGGACGGCTCACTGATCTCCCCAACATCGACGGTGAGCGGACCCCGGCGAGCACGGTATCAATGCCACCGGCGGCTCGGCCCGGAGTCCCGGCAAGTCCCCCAACCGGAGCAAGGCCGGGGCAAGGCCGCAGAACGCGGCAAGGGCCGGGCACCCGAGGCGCCCGGCCCTTGCCGACGAGCGCCCCGATCAGCCGAAGCGGCCCGAGATGTAGTCCTCGGTCGCCTTCTGCGTCGGGTTGGAGAAGATGCGCTCGGTGTCGTCGAGCTCGATCAGCCTGCCCGGCTGGCCGACGCCCGCGAGGTTGAAGAACGCGGTCTGGTCGCTGACCCGGGCGGCCTGCTGCATGTTGTGGGTGACGATGACGATGGTGAAGTCCTTCTTCAGCTCCTGGATCAGGTCCTCGATCGCCAGCGTGGAGATGGGGTCGAGGGCCGAGCAGGGCTCGTCCATCAGCAGCACGTCCGGCTGCACGGCGATGGCGCGGGCGATGCACAGCCGCTGCTGCTGACCGCCGGAGAGGCCGCCGCCGGGCCGGTTGAGCCGGTCCTTGACCTCGGCCCACAGGTTGGCGCCGCGCAGGGCCTGCTCGGCGACCTCGTCGAGCTTCTTGCCGTTGCGCTCACCGGCGAGCTTGAGCCCGGCCACCACGTTGTCGCGGATGGACATGGTGGGGAACGGGTTGGGGCGCTGGAACACCATGCCGATGGTGCGCCGCACGGACACCGGGTCGACGGTGGAGGCGTAGATGTCCTCGCCGTCGAGCAGCACCTTGCCCTCGGCGCGGGCGCCGGGGATCACCTCGTGCATCCGGTTGAGCGAGCGCAGCACGGTCGACTTGCCGCAGCCCGACGGGCCGATGAACGCGGTCACGTTGCGCGGCGGAACCGCCAGCGACACCCCGTCGACGGCGTGGAACTTGCCGTAGAAGAGGTTGAGGTCCTTGACATCGATGCGCTTGGCCATTGTCCCGCCTACTTCGTCTTCAGAGAGGTCAGCCGCGAGATCAGCGATCCCAGCAGGTTGAACACGGTGATGATGAGGATCAGCGTGACCGCCGCGCCCCAGACCCTGGCCTCGCCGACCTCGTTGGTGGTCAGCCGCTCCGAGGTCATCAGCAGCGGCAGCGACGCCATCGAGCCGCCGAACGGGTCGTAGTTGATGAAGGTGGTGTAGCCGACCAGCACCAGCACCGGGGCGGTCTCGCCCATCACGCGGGCGATGGCCAGCGAGATGCCGGTGATGATGCCCGACATCGCGGTCGGGATGACGATCTTGACGATGGTCTTCCACTTGGGCACGCCCAGCGCGTAGGCGGCCTCGCGCAGCTCATCGGGGACGATCTTGAGCAGTTCCTCTGTGGTGCGCACGACGACCGGGATCATCAGCAGCACCAGGGCGAGCGAGACGGCGAACGCGCTGCGCGGCATGCCGAAGGTGGTGATGCACAGCGCGTAGATGAACAGCGCGGCCACGATCGAGGGGACGCCGGAGAGGATGTCGACGGTGAAGGTCACCGCCTTGGCCAGCCGGGAGCGCTTGCCGTACTCGACCAGGTACACCGCGACCAGGACGGCGATCGGCACGGCGATGACCGCGCAGATCAGGCCCTGGAACAGGGTGCCGATGATCGCGTGGTAGACGCCGCCGCCGAACTGCCGCGAGGTCAGGCCCGCCAGCGACTTCTGCCACCAGTCGGCGTTGAGCACGTACTGGAAGCCCTTGGCCAGCACCGTGATCAGCAGCCACACCAGCGGCGCGAGGGCGAGCACGAAGGTACCCGCGACCAGGATGGTGGCCAGCCGGTTCTTGAACCGGCGGGCGGAGTTGATCTCCTGGAACGCCGGTGGCGCCGCAGGCCGGTTCAGGTCGGTCGCGGTGCTCATTCGTACTCCTTGTGGCCTGCGACGATCGAGCGGGCGAACGCGTTGACCACGAAGGTCAGCACGAACAGCACCAGACCGGCCGCGATGTAGGCACCGGCCCCGCGCGGGTCGTTGAACTCCTGCGCGGCGCGGGCGATCTTGGACGCGATGGTGTCGCCGCCGTCGAACAGGGTGAAGCTGAAGTGCGAGGTGGTCGAGCTGAGGATGATCAGCACGGCGATGGTCTCACCGAGCGCGCGGCCGAGGCCGAGCATCGAGGCGCTGATGTAGCCCGCGCGGCCGAAGGGCAGGACCGTGGTGCGCACGACCTCCCACTTGGTGGCGCCGAGCGCGAGCGCGCCCTCGATCTGCATCGGCGGGGTGCGGTCGAACACCTCGCGGCTGATCGCGGTGATGATCGGCAGCAGCATCACGGCGAGCACGATGCCCGCGGTGAAGATGGTCTGGCCGATCGCCAGGTTGGAGCTGCCCTCGGCGAACAGCGGGATGAACCCGAGGTTCTCGTTGAGCCAGGTGCTGATCGGCGCGAGCGCGGGGGCCAGCACGTAGGCGCCCCACAGGCCGTAGATGATCGAGGGGACCGCGGCGAGCAGGTCGACCAGGTAGGCGAACGGCCTGGCCAGCCTGCGCGGGGCGTACTGGGTGAGGAACAGCGCGATGCCCAGCGAGATCGGCATCGCGATGACCAGCGCGAACACCGCGCTGAACACGGTGACCAGGAGCAGGTCGAGCACGCCGAAGGCGAGGCCGCCCTCGGGGTCGGCGTCCCAGTCGCGGCCGAACAGGAAGTTGGCCTGGTTGTCCGCGAGCGAGGGGATCGCCTGGATGAGCAGGAAGATCCCGATGAGCGCGATCATGGCGACGACGAAGACGCCGGAACCGACGGTCAACGCCTTGAAGATCTTGTCACCCGGACGGGTGATCACCTTGGGGGGTTGGGTGGGTGTCCCACCAGAACCCTGCGGAGTGGAAATCGGTGCCTCCGGTGCGGTGTCGGGCGCCGCGCCGCCCCGGGGGCCCCTGGCTAAACCAGGGGTCCCGGGGCGTCCGACCGTGTCGGATTCGCTCATGTCGTTCTCGGCTCGCAGTGTGCCAGGTGGACTTACGCGATGGCCTTGATGGCGTCGAGCAGCTTGGCCTGGAACTCGTTGGGCAGCGGGACGTAGCCCGCGGCGGCCAGCGCGCTCTGGCCGTCGGTGGCCGCGACGTTCAGGAACGCCTTGACGGCCTTGGCGGTGTCGGC
It includes:
- a CDS encoding DUF3558 family protein encodes the protein MRRIGLLVLAAALAASGCTSKEAGSPTPSGGTPADTTTTAGPTTRPPKTTGSTSPAQALKPCDLLTPAAAKSLGVTSGPEEVDLGKLPFCEWRVDKGSIADSFTFGVLVLDNKGLDDIVAEGAVQRIKVGSRDAAQSISGGGGVCAISLELSAKSRVDVQATGGDGSKLCAPALEAAKLVEPELP
- a CDS encoding DUF3558 family protein; this encodes MSRPWHVPAALLVALCAACSTQTGGTPLPAEGAPTGPTSSNRRPVPDPRVLQAAQPCDLLPAAALKPLGITGAAKPSSTSKSRQCEWRVDKSTTAESYTIAVVIYESTGISDIKTDKEIEYLTVGDHDAARYFTRAAAGCALSLEITPTSRVDVQATGESPEDLCGPALEAAKQVEPALP
- the pstB gene encoding phosphate ABC transporter ATP-binding protein PstB, which codes for MAKRIDVKDLNLFYGKFHAVDGVSLAVPPRNVTAFIGPSGCGKSTVLRSLNRMHEVIPGARAEGKVLLDGEDIYASTVDPVSVRRTIGMVFQRPNPFPTMSIRDNVVAGLKLAGERNGKKLDEVAEQALRGANLWAEVKDRLNRPGGGLSGGQQQRLCIARAIAVQPDVLLMDEPCSALDPISTLAIEDLIQELKKDFTIVIVTHNMQQAARVSDQTAFFNLAGVGQPGRLIELDDTERIFSNPTQKATEDYISGRFG
- the pstA gene encoding phosphate ABC transporter permease PstA, with amino-acid sequence MSTATDLNRPAAPPAFQEINSARRFKNRLATILVAGTFVLALAPLVWLLITVLAKGFQYVLNADWWQKSLAGLTSRQFGGGVYHAIIGTLFQGLICAVIAVPIAVLVAVYLVEYGKRSRLAKAVTFTVDILSGVPSIVAALFIYALCITTFGMPRSAFAVSLALVLLMIPVVVRTTEELLKIVPDELREAAYALGVPKWKTIVKIVIPTAMSGIITGISLAIARVMGETAPVLVLVGYTTFINYDPFGGSMASLPLLMTSERLTTNEVGEARVWGAAVTLILIITVFNLLGSLISRLTSLKTK
- the pstC gene encoding phosphate ABC transporter permease subunit PstC; the encoded protein is MITRPGDKIFKALTVGSGVFVVAMIALIGIFLLIQAIPSLADNQANFLFGRDWDADPEGGLAFGVLDLLLVTVFSAVFALVIAMPISLGIALFLTQYAPRRLARPFAYLVDLLAAVPSIIYGLWGAYVLAPALAPISTWLNENLGFIPLFAEGSSNLAIGQTIFTAGIVLAVMLLPIITAISREVFDRTPPMQIEGALALGATKWEVVRTTVLPFGRAGYISASMLGLGRALGETIAVLIILSSTTSHFSFTLFDGGDTIASKIARAAQEFNDPRGAGAYIAAGLVLFVLTFVVNAFARSIVAGHKEYE